Proteins from one Romboutsia sp. CE17 genomic window:
- the glgB gene encoding 1,4-alpha-glucan branching protein GlgB yields MAIQKIITSKRGEISIEYESIIKKDNIDKFKSGKSISSYKFMGSHVTKHKGRNGVAFIVWAPNAKSVYVSGEFNDWSLDSNPMTNLYNSGIWGVFIEGLKEGITYKYNVVGCDGVSRLKSDPYATFSELRPNTASVVYDIEGYKWSDNKWQEDKSNKIYDNEPINIYEVNLGSWKRKWDGEFFLYEDLYEMIDYAKDMGYTHIEIMPITEYPLDMSWGYQTVGYYSPTSRHGNPNEFRKFIEKCHENNLGVILDFAYSHFCRDVHGLYKFDGSPQFEYSDPTKADNHGWGTAHFDLGKPEVNSFLLSNIIYWFKEFHIDGIRVDAVSSMLYLDYDGGDWKPNKYGGRENLEAIDFLRKLNEIVYENIKNPIVIAEESTAWPMVTGPTYKGALGFTYKWNMGWMNDTLKYMEMDSIYRKYHHNLITFSFMYAFSENFVLPLSHDEVVHGKKSLLDKMPGDLWQKFAGLRLLYAYYIVHPGKKLLFMGSEFGQDIEWRYAYGLEWELLEIEAHMKMKYYVKSLNNMYRNDKALYELDNINEGFDFIDPHNSEQSIITLMRKGKNENDFTIAVINFTPVVHYDYKIGVPYSGVYEEVFNSDDEKYWGSNQTMTGVELFSNNEKWHNKDYNIKIKIPPLGATFIKMKHRKEDVNKDTSKI; encoded by the coding sequence GATAAGTTTAAAAGTGGAAAATCAATAAGTAGTTATAAGTTTATGGGAAGTCATGTTACAAAACATAAAGGAAGAAATGGGGTAGCATTTATTGTTTGGGCACCAAATGCGAAATCAGTTTATGTAAGTGGTGAATTTAATGATTGGAGTTTAGATTCTAATCCAATGACTAATTTATACAACAGTGGCATATGGGGTGTATTTATAGAAGGTTTAAAAGAAGGCATTACATATAAGTACAATGTTGTTGGATGTGATGGTGTAAGTAGGTTAAAGTCTGATCCATATGCTACATTTTCAGAGTTAAGGCCAAACACAGCTTCAGTAGTTTATGATATAGAAGGCTATAAATGGTCGGATAATAAATGGCAAGAAGATAAGTCTAATAAAATTTATGATAATGAACCAATAAATATTTATGAAGTAAACTTAGGTTCATGGAAGAGAAAATGGGATGGTGAATTTTTTTTATATGAAGATTTATATGAAATGATTGATTATGCTAAGGACATGGGATATACACATATAGAAATTATGCCAATAACAGAATATCCATTAGATATGTCTTGGGGATATCAGACTGTAGGATATTATAGCCCTACCAGTAGACATGGAAATCCAAATGAATTTAGAAAGTTTATTGAAAAATGTCATGAAAATAATCTAGGTGTAATATTAGATTTTGCATATAGTCATTTTTGTAGAGATGTACATGGGCTATATAAATTTGATGGTTCTCCCCAGTTTGAATATTCAGATCCAACTAAAGCAGATAATCATGGTTGGGGAACTGCCCACTTTGATTTAGGCAAGCCAGAAGTAAATAGCTTTTTATTATCAAATATAATATATTGGTTTAAAGAGTTTCACATAGATGGAATAAGAGTGGATGCAGTATCTAGTATGTTGTATTTAGATTATGATGGTGGAGACTGGAAGCCTAATAAGTATGGTGGAAGGGAAAACTTAGAAGCTATAGATTTTTTAAGAAAATTAAATGAAATTGTATATGAAAATATTAAAAATCCAATTGTAATTGCTGAAGAATCTACTGCGTGGCCAATGGTAACAGGGCCAACTTACAAAGGGGCTTTGGGGTTTACATATAAATGGAATATGGGATGGATGAATGATACTTTAAAATATATGGAGATGGATTCAATATATAGGAAGTATCATCATAATTTAATAACATTTTCTTTTATGTATGCATTCTCAGAAAACTTTGTTTTACCATTATCTCACGATGAAGTTGTTCATGGTAAAAAATCTTTATTAGATAAAATGCCTGGAGATTTGTGGCAAAAATTTGCGGGCCTTAGATTATTGTATGCATACTATATAGTTCATCCAGGTAAAAAATTATTATTTATGGGATCTGAGTTTGGTCAAGATATTGAATGGAGATATGCATATGGGCTTGAATGGGAATTATTAGAAATAGAAGCTCATATGAAAATGAAATATTATGTTAAATCTTTAAATAATATGTATAGAAATGATAAGGCATTATATGAGTTAGATAATATTAATGAAGGCTTTGATTTTATAGATCCTCATAATAGTGAGCAGAGTATAATCACTTTAATGAGAAAAGGAAAAAATGAAAATGATTTTACTATTGCTGTAATTAATTTTACACCAGTAGTTCATTATGATTATAAAATAGGTGTACCATACAGCGGTGTTTATGAAGAAGTATTTAACTCAGACGATGAAAAATATTGGGGATCAAACCAGACAATGACAGGAGTAGAGCTTTTCTCAAACAATGAAAAATGGCATAACAAAGATTATAATATAAAAATAAAAATACCTCCTTTAGGAGCGACGTTTATAAAAATGAAACATAGAAAAGAAGATGTGAATAAAGATACTTCTAAAATATAA
- the glgD gene encoding glucose-1-phosphate adenylyltransferase subunit GlgD produces MKNECMGLINLDKKGSPSVSKLSYARPIASIPIAGRYRVIDFTLSNMVNSGMTNIGIYAKEKYRSLTDHLGSGKDWDLSRNTGGLCILSPENTKYQNQYKGRNGDIYTILANIDYIERSEEEYILIAPSYMICNINYLEAIEYHKKSNNDITVIYKNIDNANKDFKGCLTLNLDSNDRVINIGSNLGAFPRANIFMEMYIMRRKDFISCIYEIVNLGTYSYFQDYITHEINNIQVGAYEFKGYLKCINSIQSYYELSKDLLLQDASQELLYSKRKILTKEKNQAPTIYKENSNVKNSFIATGCVIDGVVENSIIFRKVHVGKNTVIKNSVIMQNCTIESDVILNNVILDKNISISEGKELRGDENYPMVIEKNLSI; encoded by the coding sequence ATGAAGAACGAATGTATGGGATTAATAAATTTAGATAAAAAAGGATCACCAAGTGTAAGTAAGCTTAGCTATGCAAGACCAATAGCATCAATTCCAATAGCAGGTAGATATAGAGTAATAGATTTTACATTGTCAAATATGGTAAATTCTGGGATGACTAACATAGGGATATATGCAAAAGAAAAGTACAGATCACTAACGGATCATCTTGGTAGTGGTAAGGATTGGGACTTAAGTAGAAATACTGGAGGATTATGTATTTTAAGTCCAGAAAATACTAAATATCAAAATCAATATAAAGGTAGAAATGGTGATATATATACTATATTAGCAAATATAGATTATATAGAGAGAAGTGAAGAGGAGTATATATTAATAGCTCCAAGTTATATGATTTGTAATATAAATTATTTAGAGGCAATAGAATATCATAAAAAGTCTAATAACGATATAACTGTAATTTACAAAAATATTGATAATGCAAATAAGGACTTCAAAGGATGTTTAACTTTAAACTTAGATAGTAATGATAGAGTAATAAATATAGGAAGCAATTTAGGGGCATTTCCAAGGGCAAATATTTTTATGGAAATGTACATAATGAGACGTAAGGATTTCATATCATGTATATATGAAATAGTAAACTTAGGAACTTATTCTTATTTCCAAGACTACATAACACATGAGATAAATAATATTCAAGTAGGTGCATACGAATTTAAAGGATATTTAAAATGTATAAACTCAATACAAAGTTATTATGAATTAAGCAAAGATTTATTGTTACAAGATGCTTCACAAGAGCTTCTTTATTCAAAGAGAAAAATACTTACTAAGGAAAAGAACCAGGCTCCTACAATATATAAAGAAAATTCAAATGTAAAGAATTCTTTTATAGCTACGGGTTGCGTGATAGATGGAGTAGTAGAGAATAGTATTATATTCAGAAAGGTTCATGTAGGAAAAAACACAGTAATAAAGAATTCTGTGATTATGCAAAACTGTACTATTGAATCTGATGTAATATTAAATAATGTAATATTGGATAAAAACATATCAATATCAGAGGGGAAAGAGTTAAGAGGAGATGAAAATTACCCTATGGTTATAGAGAAAAATCTAAGTATATAA
- a CDS encoding single-stranded DNA-binding protein produces the protein MNNVVLVGRLVNTPELKYVGEFNNAVTNFRLAVSRGYKTKDGVVESDFINIEVWGKKAEIYSRYLQKGSLVAVSGSLRTESYQTSEGENKYITKIRANNLRFLDNKKSDEQKYYSSSQIFTDNSNIEITEEISEDEIPF, from the coding sequence ATGAATAATGTTGTTTTAGTAGGACGACTAGTAAATACCCCAGAATTAAAATATGTAGGAGAATTCAATAATGCAGTTACTAATTTTAGGTTAGCTGTAAGCCGAGGCTACAAAACAAAAGACGGAGTAGTTGAGTCTGACTTTATAAATATTGAAGTATGGGGAAAAAAAGCAGAAATTTATTCTAGATATTTGCAAAAGGGAAGCTTAGTTGCAGTAAGTGGATCTCTAAGAACGGAATCTTATCAAACTTCAGAAGGTGAAAACAAATATATTACGAAAATTAGAGCAAATAATTTAAGGTTCTTAGATAATAAAAAATCAGATGAACAAAAATACTATAGTAGTTCACAAATTTTCACAGATAATTCAAATATTGAAATTACAGAAGAGATATCTGAGGATGAAATTCCTTTTTAA
- the glgA gene encoding glycogen synthase GlgA, which translates to MKVFYVTSECWPFVKTGGLGDVSYALPKALKKEGVDVRVILPKYSTIPTYLKDQLKEIAVFNVQVGWRNQYCGLLEIEFEGIKFYFIDNEYYFKREGEYAYIYGYEDDAERFAFFSEAVIKSMEKIDFYPDVVHINDWHTGMIPLILKSKYSHLERYKNIKTIYTIHNLQYQGVFGKEVLGDLLGLSDDYYNNGDVEYYGGVSFMKSGIVFADKVTTVSKTYVDEIQTPFYGEKLDGLLRANSYKLEGILNGIDYDLNNPTTDPNVFFKYDVNSIDNKVKNKLELQKILGLEINPDIPVIGIVSRLVSQKGFDLISYIMPELVRENVQLVVLGTGEHQYQSMFNYYGSKYSKKVSARITFDSALAQQIYSGSDMFLMPSLFEPCGIGQMMAMRYGTLPIVRETGGLKDTVQPYNQYTGEGNGFSFANYNAHEMLYCIQKGLNLYKDKDIWHKLVRNAMSTDNSWKNSAKKYIEVYQGILN; encoded by the coding sequence ATGAAGGTTTTTTATGTGACATCAGAGTGTTGGCCTTTTGTAAAAACAGGTGGATTAGGTGATGTATCTTATGCATTACCTAAAGCTTTAAAAAAAGAAGGCGTTGATGTAAGAGTTATATTACCAAAATATTCAACTATTCCAACATATTTAAAGGATCAACTTAAAGAAATTGCAGTATTCAATGTTCAAGTTGGATGGAGAAATCAATATTGTGGTCTTTTAGAGATAGAATTTGAAGGAATTAAATTTTACTTTATAGATAATGAATATTACTTTAAGAGAGAAGGAGAATATGCATATATTTATGGGTATGAAGATGATGCAGAAAGATTTGCATTTTTTAGCGAGGCAGTTATAAAATCTATGGAAAAAATAGATTTTTATCCTGATGTAGTCCATATAAATGATTGGCATACAGGAATGATCCCTCTAATACTAAAGAGTAAATATAGCCATTTAGAAAGATATAAAAATATTAAGACTATATATACAATACATAATCTTCAATACCAAGGTGTATTTGGTAAAGAAGTATTAGGTGATTTATTAGGTTTATCTGATGATTATTATAATAATGGAGATGTGGAGTACTACGGAGGCGTAAGTTTTATGAAATCAGGTATAGTATTTGCTGATAAAGTAACTACTGTAAGTAAGACTTATGTAGATGAGATACAAACTCCATTCTATGGTGAGAAGTTAGATGGATTATTAAGAGCAAATTCTTATAAATTAGAAGGTATATTAAATGGGATTGATTATGATTTAAACAATCCTACAACTGACCCAAATGTTTTCTTTAAATATGATGTTAATAGTATAGATAATAAAGTTAAAAATAAGTTAGAATTACAAAAAATACTAGGTTTGGAGATTAACCCTGATATCCCTGTTATAGGAATAGTTTCTAGATTAGTATCACAAAAGGGTTTTGATTTAATATCTTATATTATGCCTGAATTAGTTAGAGAAAATGTACAATTAGTAGTTTTAGGAACTGGAGAGCATCAGTATCAGTCTATGTTTAACTACTATGGTTCTAAATATAGTAAAAAAGTTTCGGCGAGAATTACTTTTGATAGTGCACTTGCACAACAAATATACTCTGGAAGCGATATGTTCCTAATGCCTTCATTATTTGAACCTTGTGGTATAGGACAAATGATGGCTATGAGATATGGTACATTGCCTATAGTTAGAGAAACTGGAGGACTTAAGGATACAGTACAACCTTATAATCAATATACAGGAGAGGGTAATGGATTTAGTTTTGCAAACTACAATGCTCATGAAATGTTATATTGTATACAAAAAGGATTAAATCTATATAAGGATAAAGATATATGGCATAAATTAGTTAGAAATGCAATGAGTACTGATAATAGTTGGAAAAATTCAGCTAAAAAGTATATAGAAGTATATCAAGGAATTCTCAATTAA
- a CDS encoding glycogen/starch/alpha-glucan phosphorylase has protein sequence MITISKSKFKQYFESKMYSLYAQPINEASNEQLLNVLASVLKDLIAKRWVDTKIDKQKEVYYFSIEFLLGRQLQSNLLNLDVENIIREGLKDLNIDLDDLIKSEVDPALGNGGLGRLAACFLDSMASVGMSGHGYGIRYQYGLFKQKFVNGFQVEVPDNWLTQESYLWEVVRPNKAILVKFEGDVYLEEHNGNLKVIHKNYIPVMAMPYDIPIIGYENDCINTLRLWKSEIPRRDFGQTTADAKNYSGSYEEALNYRYYTEEISQVLYPNDSNYAGRLLRLKQEYFFVSAGIQDIYRKYKKHKLNIHEFSNKVAIHINDTHPALCVPELMRILLDVEGLSWDDAWEITINTISYTNHTIMAEAMEKWPVDMIKKLLPRIYMIIEEINKRYVIYLNNKYKDQSKVNRMSIIIDGNVNMANLCIASSYSVNGVAKLHTEILKKEVLKDFYEDTPYKFNNKTNGIAHRRWLMSANPNLSGLITDLIGDEWKKDTFKLKELEKYKDDKIILDKLDIIKYENKVKLSNYIIDKYNINVDPNSIFDVQIKRLHAYKRQLLNLINIMTLYHRILDYPDMEIQPRTFIFGAKAAPGYYLAKCIIKVINSVADLINNDYRLKDKLKVVFIENYGVSLAELIIPAANVSEQISTTTKEASGTSNMKFMMNGALTMATLDGANVEINELVGNNNMFLFGLSAEEVLNYNKNGGYSSIDLYHSDLKLKQVVDDLINGFIPNLGKEGREVYDSLITYNDEYFVLRDAKSYEKAQRRLSELYKNKYDWNKMSLINIANSGAFSSDRTIKEYGRDIWFKGCEINGKINKL, from the coding sequence ATGATCACAATTAGCAAAAGTAAATTTAAGCAATATTTTGAAAGTAAGATGTACAGTTTATACGCTCAGCCTATAAATGAAGCTAGTAATGAACAACTTTTAAATGTTCTTGCTAGCGTACTAAAAGATCTTATTGCCAAAAGATGGGTGGACACAAAGATTGATAAGCAAAAAGAAGTATATTATTTTTCTATAGAATTTTTATTAGGAAGACAATTACAATCTAATTTATTAAATTTAGATGTAGAAAATATTATAAGAGAAGGATTAAAGGATCTTAATATAGATTTAGATGATTTAATAAAATCAGAAGTAGATCCAGCTTTAGGAAACGGGGGGCTAGGTAGGCTAGCCGCTTGTTTCTTAGATTCTATGGCATCAGTAGGGATGAGTGGACACGGATATGGAATAAGATATCAATACGGTCTATTCAAACAAAAATTTGTAAATGGTTTTCAAGTTGAAGTACCAGACAATTGGCTAACTCAAGAAAGTTATTTATGGGAAGTTGTTAGACCAAACAAAGCAATACTTGTTAAATTTGAAGGTGATGTTTATTTAGAAGAACATAATGGAAACTTGAAAGTAATTCATAAAAATTATATTCCAGTTATGGCTATGCCTTATGATATACCTATAATTGGTTATGAAAATGACTGCATAAATACATTGCGCTTATGGAAAAGTGAAATACCTAGACGTGATTTTGGGCAAACGACGGCTGATGCAAAAAATTATTCTGGTAGTTATGAAGAAGCTTTAAATTACAGATATTACACAGAAGAAATTTCTCAAGTCTTATATCCTAATGATTCAAATTATGCAGGAAGGTTATTAAGACTAAAACAAGAATACTTTTTTGTAAGCGCAGGAATACAAGATATATATAGAAAATATAAGAAGCACAAACTTAATATACATGAGTTTTCTAATAAAGTTGCAATTCATATAAATGATACTCATCCAGCTCTTTGTGTTCCAGAGCTTATGAGAATATTATTAGACGTAGAAGGTCTTTCATGGGATGATGCATGGGAGATAACTATAAACACCATATCATATACAAATCATACAATAATGGCAGAGGCTATGGAAAAATGGCCAGTAGACATGATCAAAAAATTATTACCACGAATATATATGATAATAGAAGAAATCAACAAAAGATATGTTATCTACTTAAATAATAAGTATAAAGACCAAAGTAAAGTTAATAGAATGAGCATTATAATTGATGGCAATGTAAATATGGCTAATCTATGTATAGCATCAAGTTATAGTGTAAATGGGGTTGCTAAACTTCATACAGAGATCTTAAAGAAAGAGGTACTAAAAGATTTCTATGAAGATACTCCCTATAAATTTAATAATAAAACAAATGGAATTGCACATAGAAGATGGTTAATGAGTGCAAATCCAAATTTAAGTGGACTAATTACAGATTTAATTGGAGATGAATGGAAGAAGGATACATTTAAATTAAAAGAACTTGAAAAGTATAAAGACGATAAGATTATATTAGATAAACTAGATATTATTAAGTACGAAAATAAAGTTAAATTATCCAATTATATTATTGATAAATACAATATAAATGTTGATCCGAATTCTATATTTGATGTTCAGATAAAAAGATTACATGCATATAAGCGTCAACTTTTAAATTTAATAAATATTATGACTTTATATCATAGAATATTAGATTATCCAGACATGGAAATTCAGCCAAGAACATTTATTTTTGGAGCTAAAGCAGCGCCAGGATATTATCTGGCTAAATGTATAATAAAAGTAATAAACTCAGTAGCTGATCTAATTAATAATGACTATAGATTAAAAGATAAATTAAAGGTTGTCTTTATAGAGAACTATGGAGTTTCATTAGCAGAGTTAATAATACCAGCAGCTAATGTAAGTGAACAAATATCTACAACTACAAAAGAAGCATCAGGCACTAGTAATATGAAGTTTATGATGAATGGAGCTTTAACAATGGCAACCTTAGATGGTGCTAATGTTGAAATAAACGAACTAGTAGGAAATAATAATATGTTTTTATTTGGTTTAAGTGCAGAAGAAGTATTAAATTATAATAAAAATGGTGGTTATTCATCAATAGACTTATACCACTCAGATTTGAAACTAAAGCAAGTAGTGGATGATTTAATCAATGGATTTATACCTAATCTAGGGAAAGAAGGAAGAGAAGTTTATGACTCTCTAATAACTTATAATGATGAGTATTTTGTATTAAGAGACGCTAAGAGTTATGAAAAGGCTCAAAGGCGATTAAGTGAACTATATAAGAACAAATATGATTGGAACAAAATGTCCTTAATAAATATAGCTAACTCCGGGGCATTTTCGAGTGATAGAACTATAAAAGAATATGGAAGAGACATTTGGTTTAAAGGGTGTGAGATAAATGGGAAGATTAATAAACTATAA
- a CDS encoding glucose-1-phosphate adenylyltransferase: MNKEMIAMILAGGQGSRLGVFTKSIAKPAVSFGGKYRIIDFVLSNCSNSGIDTVGVLTQYRPLILNSHIGMGSHWDLDRINGGVYILQPYMNEKEGNWYKGTADAIYQNMNFIDTYNPEYILVLSGDHIYKMDYSKMLNYHKEKKAKATIAVIEVPWDEASRFGIMNTKDDGQIYEFEEKPNEPKSNLASMGVYIFNWSTLRDYFIRAEENNICFDDFGKNIIPMMLENKAEMYAYSFKGYWRDVGTIQSLWDANMDLIKYPDAIDLNDSRWRIYTNTMASPPQYIGKDAEISEALIADGCSILGKVKKSVLSHGVCVNENSVVKDSVIMPNVKIGKNVTIERAMIGEGAIIEDNAVIRNNNDEINVVSEYEIVKPQKVLQGGR; the protein is encoded by the coding sequence ATGAATAAAGAAATGATAGCAATGATATTAGCAGGTGGCCAAGGTTCAAGGTTAGGCGTTTTTACAAAGAGCATAGCAAAGCCAGCAGTATCATTTGGCGGAAAGTATAGAATAATAGATTTCGTGTTAAGTAACTGCTCTAATTCTGGAATTGATACAGTGGGGGTTTTAACTCAATATAGACCTCTAATACTAAATTCTCATATTGGAATGGGGAGCCATTGGGATTTAGATAGAATTAATGGAGGGGTTTATATATTACAACCTTACATGAACGAAAAAGAAGGTAATTGGTATAAAGGTACTGCAGATGCAATATATCAAAATATGAATTTTATTGACACATATAACCCAGAATACATACTTGTATTATCAGGTGACCACATTTATAAAATGGATTATAGCAAGATGTTAAACTATCATAAAGAAAAAAAAGCGAAAGCGACTATAGCTGTAATTGAAGTTCCATGGGATGAAGCTTCTAGATTTGGAATTATGAATACTAAAGATGATGGTCAAATTTATGAATTTGAAGAAAAACCAAATGAACCAAAAAGCAACTTAGCATCAATGGGAGTTTACATATTTAATTGGAGTACATTAAGAGATTATTTTATCAGAGCAGAAGAAAACAATATATGCTTTGATGACTTTGGAAAAAATATAATTCCGATGATGTTAGAAAATAAGGCTGAAATGTATGCATATTCATTTAAAGGATATTGGAGAGATGTAGGAACTATACAAAGTTTATGGGACGCAAATATGGATCTTATAAAATATCCTGATGCAATAGACTTAAATGATTCTAGATGGAGAATTTATACAAATACAATGGCAAGTCCTCCACAATATATAGGAAAAGATGCTGAAATTAGTGAAGCATTAATAGCAGACGGATGTTCAATCTTAGGAAAAGTTAAAAAATCAGTTCTTTCTCATGGCGTTTGTGTAAATGAAAATAGTGTAGTAAAGGATTCAGTAATAATGCCTAATGTGAAAATAGGTAAAAATGTAACTATAGAAAGAGCAATGATAGGTGAAGGTGCAATTATAGAAGATAATGCTGTAATAAGAAATAATAATGATGAAATTAATGTAGTATCTGAGTACGAAATAGTAAAACCGCAAAAAGTTTTACAAGGGGGAAGATAG
- a CDS encoding alpha-amylase family glycosyl hydrolase, with protein sequence MGRLINYNSWDEKFKAPFGALNIKDEMTINVLTNKNYDIYNIYLVIQGENDDLSTFIYEKIELKEIGNIDNEKTFTCKVNPFNKVGLYFYYFEIEANINGNTEKLFYGKSKEDGQAYGYSYDNINKYQITVHDDLKVPDWYKDGIVYHIFVDRFNNGNRNDKPLNAKKNTFIYSNWDDDPMYIKDSNGDIIRWDFYGGNLKGIINKLGYLKKLGVTIIYLSPIFEASSNHKYDTGDYKKIDPMFGDEEVFTELIEKASERGISIILDGVFSHTGADSKYFNKFGNYDSIGAFQSKESPYSSWYNFEEFPGKYECWWGIKALPNVNELDPSYMDYIIRSRDSVIKKWTSMGVKGWRLDVADELPTEFIKELRRELKLIDKDAILTGEVWEDASNKISYSTRKNYLVGDQLDSVMGYPFRKNIISFLRNECTSLELSNNYMEIKENYPKEAFKSNLNLIGSHDVSRIKTELNCDRELVKLAVITQMTFEGIPYIYYGDEAGLEGKTDPDNRRTYPWKNEDDDMVDFYKNAISTRKKYKALTNGDTLFLDIKNKDVFGFIRFYKDSDEQDVLVLINRSKELQQIKLDLNADILEEIPLKYIPKKYGEIIDKEDDGVFNKGRFNIGINEKSFRLFTLKTNNIE encoded by the coding sequence ATGGGAAGATTAATAAACTATAATTCTTGGGATGAAAAATTCAAGGCTCCATTTGGGGCCTTGAATATCAAAGATGAAATGACTATAAATGTACTTACTAATAAAAATTATGATATATACAATATATATTTGGTTATTCAAGGTGAAAATGATGATTTAAGTACATTTATATATGAAAAAATAGAATTAAAAGAAATAGGAAATATTGATAATGAAAAAACTTTTACTTGCAAAGTAAATCCATTTAATAAGGTTGGATTATATTTCTATTATTTTGAAATTGAAGCTAATATAAATGGAAACACAGAAAAATTATTTTATGGTAAAAGTAAAGAAGATGGACAGGCATATGGTTATTCTTACGATAATATAAATAAATATCAAATAACAGTACATGATGACTTAAAGGTTCCAGATTGGTATAAAGACGGCATTGTTTATCATATATTTGTAGATAGATTCAATAATGGAAATAGAAATGATAAGCCTCTAAATGCTAAGAAAAATACTTTTATATATTCTAATTGGGATGATGATCCAATGTATATAAAAGATTCAAACGGAGATATAATAAGATGGGATTTTTATGGAGGGAATCTAAAGGGTATAATAAATAAATTAGGTTATCTAAAAAAATTAGGTGTAACTATAATATATTTAAGTCCTATATTTGAAGCTAGTAGTAATCATAAGTATGATACTGGTGACTATAAAAAAATTGATCCCATGTTTGGAGATGAAGAAGTTTTTACAGAATTAATAGAAAAAGCAAGCGAAAGAGGAATATCAATTATATTAGATGGAGTATTTAGTCATACTGGTGCAGACAGTAAATATTTTAATAAATTTGGAAATTATGATTCTATTGGAGCATTTCAATCTAAAGAATCTCCATATTCATCATGGTATAATTTTGAAGAATTTCCTGGAAAATATGAATGTTGGTGGGGAATAAAAGCACTACCGAATGTAAATGAACTAGATCCTTCTTATATGGATTATATAATTAGAAGTAGAGATAGCGTTATAAAAAAATGGACAAGTATGGGAGTTAAAGGCTGGAGACTAGATGTTGCAGATGAGCTACCAACAGAATTTATAAAAGAGTTAAGACGTGAATTAAAGTTAATAGATAAAGATGCAATATTAACTGGAGAAGTTTGGGAAGATGCATCTAATAAAATAAGTTATTCAACAAGAAAAAATTATCTTGTAGGAGATCAGTTAGACTCTGTAATGGGGTATCCTTTTAGAAAAAACATAATATCATTCTTAAGGAATGAATGTACATCCTTAGAACTAAGTAATAATTATATGGAAATTAAAGAAAATTATCCAAAGGAAGCATTTAAGTCAAATCTTAATCTAATTGGATCGCATGATGTAAGTAGAATAAAGACAGAGTTAAATTGTGATAGAGAGTTAGTTAAATTAGCTGTAATAACACAGATGACATTTGAAGGTATACCTTATATTTATTATGGAGATGAGGCAGGTCTTGAAGGTAAAACTGACCCAGATAATAGAAGAACATATCCTTGGAAAAATGAAGATGATGACATGGTAGATTTTTATAAAAATGCTATAAGTACTAGAAAGAAATACAAAGCGTTAACTAATGGAGATACTTTATTTTTAGATATTAAAAATAAAGATGTATTTGGATTTATAAGATTTTATAAAGATAGCGATGAACAAGATGTTTTAGTTTTAATAAATAGATCTAAAGAGTTACAACAAATTAAATTAGATTTAAATGCAGATATATTAGAAGAAATACCTTTAAAATATATACCTAAGAAGTATGGTGAAATAATAGATAAAGAAGATGATGGAGTATTTAATAAAGGTAGATTTAATATAGGCATTAATGAAAAATCATTTAGATTATTTACTTTAAAAACGAATAATATTGAGTAA